GCGTTTGCCTACAATAGTTGAATCCTTTTCGACCGGCAAATTTTCTTCGGGCTGTTGAGCAGCAGAATAGCCGACTATCAACATGGAGAAAACAATAAAATAAAAAGCTTTCAATTTCATCTGAGTAATGCTAAACCAAAAGCGTTCCAAAAGCTACTACGATCATGAAAATTTCCAGGCAAATCAACTTATCAATAAACTAACTACCGCTCATTCCGCTCATCCAGCCCTCGGCAACTTTATTCTCGTTCTCATCCAGCATTTGTACGAGGACTTTAAGTTTACCAAACCTATGATATTTCTTCACGGCGCTCACGATTACCGTTGTTTCTGGTTGCACTTGCTTTAAAAAAACCACATGATTTTCCGTCATCGCAAAGGACTTGATGGCTTCATCCTTATTCAAATAACTGCCCAGACAGGCAAGACCTATCTGCGCCATACATTCTGTCAAAATGACGCCCGGCACGACGGGATTATTGATGAAGTGATGCTGGAAGAAGGGTTCGCTTTCGCGAAAGCGATAAATCCCCACTACCCTATCGTCACTAATTTCTAGCAACTTGTCTACAAATTTAAATCCAGCGCCATAGGGCAAGTTTTGTACTATTTTATCTAAAGGGTCTAACAACATTACCTGAGGCTTTCTCCACCATCTACCTTGATGACGGTTCCATTAATCCATTGCGCTTCTCTTTTACAGAGCAAGTAAACCACATCTGCCACACGCTCTGGCGTGGTGAGTTTCTGATACGGGTTTCTATTTGTCGCGTGATTTTTGATTCCTTCGTAATCTGGGATCATTTTAAGACTGACGGTATCTGTGACACCAGCTTGAATACAATTTGCGCGCAAGCCTAAGGGAGCCAATTCTACCGCCATAGATTTGGTCAACATTTCAAGGGCTGCTTTTGCTACACTCACAGCAGCATAACCAGCACTGGGCCGCTGGCTGCCTTCACTGGTAAAGCTCAAAATTCGAGCAGATTTTTCAAAAAGATCGTTTTCAATCAGCGCCTGAGTCCAGAAATGAAGACTTAAAGCCATGCTGTTCAAAGTCTGTGTAAAATCTGAATTTTTGAGCCTATTATCCCCCAAAAGCGGCTTTAGGTTTCCTTTTGATATGCTATGTAACAATAAGTTGATAGATTTCCCATTCAATTTCTCCTTGACTAGAGTTTTCAGATCTTCCAATAGATCTTCTCTCGTGGCGTCCTTATTAAAGGCATACAACTCGACACCTTGAGCTCTGATCTTATCAAATTTTGATTCAATCTTTTGTTCATCGCGACGAGGTGCACGGTAAAAGATGATCAGGTTCATGCCATGTTGCGCCAATTTCAATGCACTGGCATAACCCAGGCCAGAACTACCGCCTAGAATCAATCCCCACTGTCCTTCGAAATCTCTTACCATTCTAGAAGAATTCTTTGAGCGGTAAAACCAGGCCCAAAACTCAACATTAATCCTTTGCTCCCTTTCTCACAGCCTTTTTCCATAAATGCTTTCAGCACAAACAGTACGGTCGCGCTACTCATGTTTCCGTATTTACGCAGGACTTCTTTGGTTTCATTCACATTTTTTCCTAAGTCAGCAAATAAATCTTCAACTGTTTGAACGATCTTTTTACCACCCGGATGAAAAACAAGGTGATCTATATTCTTTATTTCTAAACTGTACTTTTCTAAGAACGGATGGATGATGTTGGGTAAATGACCTGATATGGTTTCCGGAACCTGTTTATCAAGTACCATCTGCAAACCAGAGTTGACCAAATCAAACCCCATCATGCGTGTGGCATCAGGAAAATGATACATCTCGTGTCCTAGAATTTTGACACCTCCATCTTCAGGATGGGAAGACAAGGTCACGCAAGCGCAGCCATCACCAAAAATCGCCGCGCTCACCATATTGGTCATGCTGTAATCCTCAAGTTGAAAAGTCGCCGTAGGCGCTTCTACCGCGATGACGGCCGCTCGTTTATTTGGATTGGCTCGCAAGAACTGCTCGGCGTAAATCAGACCTGAAATTCCGGCAACGCAGCCCATTTCTGTCACCGGTAAACGCACAATATCTTGACGCAAACCCAATTCGTTAATCAAATAGGCATCAATCGATGGTATCATTATTCCCGTGCAACTCACCGTGATAATGTAGTCCAGCTGATCAGCCGACCAGTTATTTTTCTCCAAGGCATCCGTTAGTGCCTTGCTAGCTAACGGCACGACTTCTCTTTTATAAATGTCATTACGCTCTTGAAACGAGGAGTGCGTAAAAACCTCCACGGGATCCATGATGGAATACCTGCGGTCCACACCCGCACCTTCAAAAATCTTGATGGTCTTGCGTTTTAAACGCTCGTCTTGACCATCCAGCCATTGTTCCACAAAGGGAATGATCTCTGGAGTTTCTTTATAAAATCTAGGTAAGGCTGTGGTGACCTGCGTGATTTTGACGCTCATAAGTAGGAATAATCCATAGATAACGGAACGACCACTTCCATTTTAAAAGGTCATTTTTGATCCCAGCGGCAAGGGCATATTTTTTAAAACACGCCTGTTTGAACCCAGACGCAATACTGATCAGACCATCTTGCCGAGAGATCTTATTGCGTATAAAAATAGGACTAAAAAGCCTAAAGAATGTATAAGCGACCCTATGACGGTGCAGATCATTAATTATGATGTACTTAGTCGCAATTTCCTTGAATTTTTTCAGTAGATACACAATTTCTCCATCGCTAAAATGATGCAACGTGAGTGAGCTGATTAAGATGTCGCATTTGAGGTATTGATCTTTGAGAATATCGCTTTCGCGAAAGCGAACTCTATTCAAACCCTCTGACAATTCACGAGCTTTTTGAATACTATTGGCAGAGAAGTCTACTCCTAAAAATGTAATGCGTTCATCTTTGATATGATTGTTCAAATAGCGCAACATTTCTCCATCCCCACAACCAGCATCGCAGATTACCAATTTCTCATCTGGAAACTGAGCTGCCACTTTGCGTACCTCTTTTAAGGTGAACTTAAATCCACCTAAAACTTTGTTGATTTTGTTGATATCATTTACCGCAAGCTGCAAGATTTTGGGATCCAGATCTGGATCGTCCATTTGCTCTGGGTCTGTGTTGCGGTGTTTTGAAGAATATTTTGAGAACAACAATTTTTGTTTAGATGACTAAAGTATCCTTGAATAGCTCGCCCTTAAAAGAATTAGGCAAATAATAACAAATTGATAAACCACAAAATAGGAATTCCCTCCACCCAAAAGCTGGCATAATAATCAGATCGCTCGCGGCTGCTGAACCAGATCATGACAGCAGTCAAAAGAAAGAAAACCATGTTGAGAATTGATCCAATTTCGAAATATTGGAATAATAGGATTTCTATAATCAAAGTGATCACGCAAAGAAAAACGCCAAGCAATTTTGATTTTCCAACACCTATCAGTTGGGGAAGAGTCTGCAGATCTTCCTCATCATATTTCAGATCCCTTATTTCAAAGGGAATGCAGAGAGCAAAAACATAGATTAGTACTTGAACGCCTCTAAGAATCAGAATTGCGTATGCATTCCTGCTTTCAACTATCACATGCCATCCAGAAATATGCTGTGCTACCAAAAGCTCAAAAATCCATGGCAGGACAACAATTAAAAGAACCCAAATCACAGAAACCGAGATCAGCTTCACCACGGGAAAGTGCCTTAAACTTTTACCCTTACATATAGGAAACGTATATGAAAAACCGATCAAAGCTATCAAACCTAGTAACACGATCAATTCAGTATTAAGAACTGGTATGATTAGAATGGCGCTCAACAAGCAACATACTATGGTTACTATTGTTGTTAGAATTTTGAATGGAAATGTCTTTCGAGCTAGCCAAAGATGAGCATACTTGGTAACGTTATACCCTACGAGTGTCAGGCAAAATAATATTAAGGGAACACCATAATCTAGGTTGCCTGTAACATTGGAATTCATCAATACCGCCAGACAAACAAGCGCTACGGCTACATGCATACTTGACCGAATGTAGAAATCAAGAATGTTCTTTAAAAATCGCACGAATTCAAAGGTAGTTCCCCATGGTTGATAACTGCCCTAAAAAGGTTGAAAAATAACCCGCAAGCTCTAGCTAATGCTTGTTAGTTTTCCTAACCTAATCGACTACTTTTGCAACCTAAATTAGAGAGCACGCTGTTATGAATACTGATCGTTTTGCCCTGAGACACATAGGCCCTAGAAAGGCAGATCTCCCTGAAATGCTTGAAACCATTGGCGTTTCGTCCATCGACGAGCTGGTTTATGAAACCGTTCCGGATAATATTAGACTCAAGAAGGATTTGGATCTAGATCCAGCCATGAGTGAGTATGATTTCCTGAAACACATCAAGGAGCTAGGCGACAAGAATCAGCAATTCCGTACTTATATAGGTCTTGGTTATAACGCAGCTATCACACCGGCGGTTATACAGCGTAATATTCTCGAGAATCCTGGTTGGTACACGGCCTACACGCCTTATCAAGCTGAGATTGCCCAAGGCCGTCTTGAGGCACTTCTGAACTATCAGACTATGGTGGCAGATCTTACGGGTATGGAGCTCGCAAATGCTTCTCTTCTTGATGAGTCTACTGCAGCTGCTGAGGCGATGACCTTATTGTTTTCTGTAAGAGAGCGCGATCAAAAGAAAAATGAGGTAGTCAAATTTTTTGTGGATCAGGACTGCTTGCCACAAACTAAGGAATTGCTCAAAACCCGTGCTATTCCGCTGGGGATTGATTTGGTTGAGGGCAATCCGCAAGAAATGGATCTCGATGACAGCTATTATGCCGTTTTATTACAATATCCTGGTGCGAGTGGAAATGTGGTTGATTATACCGCTTTCGCGAAAGCGTGCCACAGCAAAAACATACGTATAGCCGTAGCAGCAGATATGCTATCATTAGTACTTCTCGAGGCTCCGGGCCACTGGGGAGCTGATGTAGTTGTTGGGACTACACAACGATTTGGTATACCATTAGGTTATGGTGGACCACATGCTGCCTATTTTGCGACTCGTGAAGAATTCAAAAGACAGATTCCAGGACGTATTATAGGGGTAACCCGCGATATGGATGGAAAACGAGCACTGCGCATGGCGTTGCAGACTCGCGAGCAACACATAAAGAGAGACAAAGCGACGTCAAATATTTGTACGGCCCAGGTACTTCTTGCGGTAATGGCCGGAATGTATGGTGTGTATCACGGGCCTCGTGGTCTCAAATACATCGCCAGCAAGTTGCACCGTCAGACCGCTACCCTAGCTGATGCTATTGAGAAACTAGGTATCTATCAGACAAATGAGAACTATTTTGACACGCTCTCATTTAAAACTGATGCAGCGGCGGTTCACAAAATTGCGGTTCAAAAAGAAATCAATTTTCATTATCCTGATACTGAAACCGTTCAGGTTTCTCTCAACGAGACAGTAAACCTAAAAGACCTTAATGATATTGTAGAAGTCTTTGCAACGGCTTTGGGCAAACCTTTTGAGAAGATTGAAAAACTTATAGATAAGTCTTATCTAGGTACCGGTCGTCAAACCGATTTCATGACTTATGAAGTCTTCAATTCCTATCACTCTGAAACGGAGTTGATGCGTTACATAAAAAAATTGGAGCGCAAGGATCTTGCTTTGAATCAATCCATGATTTCTCTTGGCTCGTGTACCATGAAACTCAACGCTGCGGCTGAAATGCTGCCGCTGAGCAATCCGCAATGGGGAAATATTCACCCATTTGCTCCGGTTGAACAAGCTGCTGGTTACCAAGAAATGTTGAGAAAGCTAGAGCTACAGCTTAATGAAATTACTGGTTTTGCTGGAACGTCCTTACAGCCCAATTCTGGTGCTCAAGGAGAATTTGCCGGCCTTATGGCGATCAGAGCCTACCACATTTCACGTGGTGATGAACACAGAAACATCTGTTTGATTCCGTCGAGTGCGCATGGGACTAATCCTGCAAGTGCGGTGATGGCTGGTATGAAAGTCGTTGTAACAAAAGCATTGGAAAACGGAAACATAGATGTGGAAGATCTGCGTCAAAAAGCCGAAAAACACAAGGATAACCTTGCTGCCCTTATGGTAACCTATCCATCTACGCACGGAGTTTATGAGAGTGAGATCGTTGAGATTACTTCGATCATTCACGACAACGGTGGGCAAGTCTATATGGACGGTGCTAATATGAACGCTCAGGTAGGCTTAACGAATCCAGGTAACATAGGCGCTGATGTTTGTCACTTGAATCTGCATAAGACTTTTGCCATTCCACATGGTGGTGGTGGTCCTGGAGTAGGTCCTATTTGCGTAGCTGAACAATTGGTTCCTTTCCTACCAACAAACCCAGTGATCAAAACAGGTGGTGAGCAAGCGATTACTCCTATAAGTGCAGCTCCTTGGGGAAGTGCCTTGGTGTGTATTATTTCTTACGGCTACATCTGCATGCTGGGAGCAAAAGGCTTGAAGCGATCTACAGAGTATGCGATTGTAAATGCAAACTATATCAAACAAAGATTAGACGGTAGTTTTGACTGCCTGTATACTGGAGAGAAAGGTCGCGCGGCTCACGAGATGATCATCGATTGTAGACCTTTTAAAGCTAAGGGAATCGAAGTTACCGACATCGCCAAGCGATTGATGGATTATGGCTTCCACGCTCCTACAGTAAGTTTTCCAGTTACTGGAACCATGATGATCGAGCCTACAGAATCTGAAAGCAAAGAAGAAATGGACCGTTTTTGTGATGCTATGATCTCCATTAGAAAAGAAATCGAGGCAGCGGATAAAGACGAGCCTAACAATGTTTTGAAAAACAGTCCACATACGTTACAAATGATTACTGCAGATGAGTGGAATTTCCCTTATTCTAGATCTCAAGCGGCGTATCCACTAGACTATGTTCAAGAGAATAAATTCTGGCCTACCGTACGACGCGCTGATGATGCCTTCGGTGATCGTAATTTGATGTGTACTTGTGCGCCTATGGAGGAATATCTATAGAAATTTCCTACGTTACATAACATATTACGAGCTCAAGAATTTATCTTAATACAGGTGATTCTTGAGCTTTTTATTTACCAAAGAATTTTAAGGACCTTAGATCAACTTCTGCGTTATTCTCAATGTAATAGTGAAATAATTATACTTCTTATAACTCCCAATGATTGGCTTTATCTAATTATAAAATACAATCAACTGATAAACAATATTTTAAAATCACCTGTTTACAAATCTAGTTTTTTCGTTTAGAAAAAATTAAGCATTTATCGATGGTGCTTTCCTAGAAATTTCAAATTTGTCTCAAAACCTCTCAAAGACTCAAGATGAAACAGAAATGGAATTTTGTATTGTTGATTGTCGTTGTACTACTCATTTTATTTTTCAGCGGTAGTTATGATTTAGGAGAAGCTCCCGATAGTATTGATACAGGAGATACTGCATGGATGCTGGTGGCTAGCGCCTTTGTACTTTTAATGACACCTGGTCTTGCCTTTTTCTATGGGGGAATGGTTAACCGTAAAAACATCATTTCTACAATGCTACAAAGTTTTGTCGCACTGGGAATTGTAAGCGTGCTGTGGGTGTTTGTTGGTTTTAGCTTGGCCTTTGGCGATAGTCTGGGAGGGATAATCGGTGATCCTCGTACCTATTTTAACTTTAATGGTGTGTCGCTGTCTCCACATCCAGATTTCGGTGCTACCATTCCTTTTTTATTATTTGCTTTTTTTCAACTGAAGTTTGCCATAATCACGCCTGCATTAATTACTGGTAGTTTTGCGGGAAGAATACGCTTTAGAGCGTACATTGTTTTTATCGTTCTTTTTATTCTGCTGATCTATGCTCCCCTTGCCCATATGACTTGGCATCCTGATGGATTGTTGAGAAATTGGGGCGTGCTTGATTTTGCCGGTGGAACCGTCGTACATATGTCAGCAGGGTTTGCAGCTCTTGCTGGTGCGGTATTTTTAGGAAAACGCAAACGAGTTACTCATGAAACCTCAAATATTCCTTATATTATTTTAGGTACAGCGTTGTTGTGGTTTGGGTGGTTTGGTTTCAATGCTGGTTCTGCGCTTGGAGTGAACACTGACACGATTATTGCATTTGCAAATACCAATCTAGCGAGTGCCACCGCTATGATCACCTGGATCTTTTACGATCGCTTTGCGGGTAGAAAAATGAGTGCCCTGGGTGCGTGCATTGGCGCTATAGTAGGATTGGTTGCGATTACTCCCGCCGCTGGTTTTGTGACCTTGGGTCAGAGTATTTTTATAGGTGCCATTGCAGCGCTCATAAGCAACTGGGCGATTCAGATCAAGAACAAATCTGAGCTGGATGATACGCTGGATGTCTTTCCCTCACACGGTGTAGGCGGTGTCGTAGGTATGATCTTGACAGCTGTTTTTGCTGAAGAAGTAGGTCTCATTCACGGTGAAACCGAAACATTCATGTGGCATTTGATCGCATTAGTCCTTGTGGCGCTATTCACCTTTGGGGGTAGTTTGATCTTGTATTGGATCGTCAATAAAATCATTTCCATGCGCGTACGCGAGGATCAAGAGGAGCGCGGTCTGGATGCTTCACAACATGGTGAGGTGTATTAATCTTTAATAACTGGACAGCTTTTTAGTAGAAAGAGGCAAATAATCACTAGCAGGCTGGCTTATTAGAATTACGCTTTCGCGAAAGCGAGAGGAAAAACCACATTTTCTTTACAATTTTGTCTGTAAACTTAACCCTACTTTCACAAGTTGCTGCGGGTAGCCTCTTATTTTTACTTGCGTGAAAGATGAATTCCCATACCGCCATCGCGATATTAACTGGTTAAGCTTTAATGATCGCGTTCTTCAAGAGGCCGCTGATAGATCTAATCCTTTATATGAGAGGCTCAAATTCATAGCTATTTTTTCCAGCAATTTAGACGAGCATTTTAGGGTGCGGGTTTCTCAATTGCGACAGCTTAAAAAGGTCAAGAAAAGCATTCGTAAAAAACTGGCTTTACGACCCAACAAGATCGTGAAAAAGATCCTCAGTAAAGTGCATAGCCAGCAAGAATATTTAGGAGATTTGTTTTTTGGAGAAATAGTGCCTGAGTTAGAATCTCATGGCATCAAACTTCTCGAATTTGATGAGGTATCAAAAAAATACAAAGCCGAGGCTACCGAATATTACGAGAAATACTTAAAGGACCTTGTCACTCCAAAATCTGTAGAGGCCTCAAAATCGAGTGATATACTATTAGAAAATCAGCAGCTGTATTTTATTGTGACCTTTGATCATGAGGACAAGTACGGTGTGGTAAATATTCCCTCTGATCAACATGATAGATTCATCACTTTAAAACAAGAAGATGGTAAACATATCATTGCATTTTTAGATGATATTATCAAACTCAATATAGATAAGATATTTCCCGATGAAACCGTTACGGATAGTTATTCCGTAAAACTTTCCAGAGATGCAGAATTATATCTGGATCAGGAGCTGGGTGAAGATCTCGCAGAGCAGATCTACAATTCCCTGTCTCAACGTGACGTGGGACAAGCCACACGATTTTTGTATGACGAGGCGATGCCTAAATCAGTCAGAAAAAACATAAGAAAAAGTCTTGGCCTCGGTAAAATAGATATGGTTGCTGGTGGAACGTATCACAATTTCAATGATCTTTTTTCATTTCCAGATCCTACAGATAATCCAGAATTACACGACTCAGGTTTTGAGCCTATCAAACATAAGCATCTAGAAAATTCAGATAAAGATTATTTTGAGATCATCTCAGAAAAAGATCAGATCGTGCACTTTCCCTATATGTCGTTTGACTATGTGCAACGCATGATTGATCAGGCAGCGGTAGATGAACACGTTCGTGAAATCAAAATATCGCTTTATCGAGTTGCCAGTGAGAGTGCGCTGACCTCTGCACTCCTCAAAGCCATTGATAATGGTAAAAAGGTAACTGTATTCGTAGAAGCAAAGGCCAGATTTGACGAAGAGAACAACATCGAGTGGGGTCGCAAGTTTGAGGCAAAAGGCGCACGGGTAATTTACAGTTATCCTAAAATAAAGGTTCACAGCAAGGTCATGCTCATCACCCGTGAAGAGAATGAAAAAATTAAGCGATATGCCTACATAGGTACGGGTAACTTTAACGCGCAGACCTCAAAAATTTATTGTGATCACGGGCTTTTTACCGCAGAAAAGAAAATAACAAAAGACCTCTCGAGAGTATTTGACGTGCTCCAAGGGGATTTGATCATACCACGAGCCAAAAAGCTTTTGATAAGCCCCTTCTCTACCCGTCGCACTTTTGAGCATATGATTAGGAATGAGATGGATCTTGTGCGCGATGGTAAGGTGGGAAAAGTCACCGCAAAAATGAATCAGCTGGAGGATCCAGATATGGTTAACTTGCTGTACAGAGCGAGTCAAGCAGGTGTTCAGATCCGGCTCATAGTTAGAGGATTTTCCTGTTTAGTGCCGCAAGTTGAGGGACTGAGCGAGAATATAGAAATTACATCCATTGTAGATACGTATCTTGAGCACGGCAGACTTTACATATTCAATAACGATGGCGATCCTAAAATGTTTATGGGTAGCGCAGACTGGATGAGCCGTAACCTGGACCGTAGAATTGAGGTGCTGGCTCCTATTGAAGATCCAGAAGTTTTTCAAGAACTCGAAGATATTTTAGCCATTCAGTTAAAGGACAATGTAAAAGCCCGTATCCACACGCCCGAAGAAGATAATCCTTTCGTGGAGCCGGAAAATGGAGCTGCAAAAATTCGCTCGCAGCGTGCCATTTACGATTATCTTAAAAACAAGCACACAAATTAAATCCTATAGTACCTTTGTTATATGCAAGAAAACGTGACTATACGCATAGGCGGTGTTCCTGAACATTTTAATCTTCCATGGCATCTGGCTCTTGAAGATGACGCTTTCGCGAAAGCGGGAATAAATTTAGAGTGGCAAGACGTGCCAGAAGGAACCGGTCGCATGAGCAAGCTGCTGAGAGAGAATAAAATTGATGTGGCTTGCATTTTAACCGACGGAATCGTCAAAGATATCATCGCAGGCAATCCATCGCGAATCTTACAAGTGTACGTCTCCAGTCCACTGTTGTGGGGTGTTCATGCGCCAGCAGCCATCGAGGCAGATGATACCAGGCAGTTAGAAGATGCTACGATCGCCATAAGTCGTTATGGTAGCGGCTCCCATCTTATGAGTTATCTACTCGCAAAGAAACACGGCTGGGATACTGATGAGATTGTATTCAAACCTGTAGATACTCTTGATGGCGCTGTAACAGCTCTCAGCAATAACGAGGCTCAGTTGTTTTTATGGGAACGCTATATGACCCAGCCTATAGTTGATAAAGGGATTTTTAAGCGGCTGGAAACTATTGCGACACCTTGGCCCAGTTTTGTAATCGCAGCTACACAAGATTGTATCGCCGAGAAAGAAATGGCGCTTGCCAAAATGATGCAAGTCATCAATAATTACACTGTTGATTTTAAGGAAATTCCCAACATCGATGTTACCATCGCATCGCATTACGACCTTCAAGTGGGTGACGTACAACAATGGCTTATGCGTACAGAGTTTAGCGACGGTCAGCTCTGGGAATCTACCGTAGATATCATTCTTGAGGAATTTCAAAATACGGGTATCATAGATAAAAAAGTCAGAATGGAAGATTTGATTTATGATTTGCCTGCTCTTGACGATGAGTAACTAGCACTTGGATTTTATCAAGTTTTAAACTTCCTCTAACAGAGTTCAAAGTCAGAATTTTAACTTTGCAAAAAACAAAAATATGTTAGAAAATCTCAATGCAGAGACCATCTTAAATGTAATACTGGAATATGGTGTTCCTATAATTAAGGCACTTCTGCTTTATATCATCGGAGGATGGCTCATTAAAAGAGCCGTTAAGATTATAGGTAAGTTGATGGAAAAGCGTGGTTATGAAATCACATTGCAAAAGTTCCTTATCAATATTATCACCTACGGTCTTTGGATCCTACTGCTAGTTGCATTAATCGGAACTCTGGGAATTGAGACCGCAGGTCTTGCTGCCGCCCTAGCTGCTGCTGGTCTAGCCATAGGTCTTGCGTTGCAGGGGTCTTTATCTAATTTTGCTGGTGGAGTCTTATTACTTCTTTTCAAGCCTTTTAAAGTAGGCGATACCATCGAAGCTCAAGGCGTGACCGGAACAGTAAAGGAGATCGATATACTTCAAACTAAAATTCTATTGTTTTCGCGCAAGCTAGCCATCGTGCCTAACGGACCTTTACTCAATGGGAACATCATCAATTTCAATACTGAAGGTATTTTAAGATGTGAGACAACAATTGGTGTGAGCTACGATGCTGATATACCAAAAACTCTAGAGCGATTACGCAAGCTTTGTACAGATCACCCCCTAGTTCTTGAAGATCCAGCTCCTGTTGTTCAGGTAGTTGAAAATGCAGATAGTTCTATCAATATTATCGTGCGGCCATATACGCTTACTGCAGATGTCTGGACGGTCAACTTCTATCTACAAGAAAACTTCGTTTCTGCTCTTGCAGAGATAGGTGTGGAAGTACCATTCCCACAGCGCGTTATTCACCAAGCGGTGAAGCCAGTAGAGGAAAAATAGAATCAATAGGTTATAAAAGAATGAACCCCAATTCTAATTGAATTGGGGTTTCATTTTTTTAAGCTAAGCTGAAGCTTTAAAAGTTGTAATTATATTATAAATAACCCGTTGTGCTAGTAGTTCCATGCATGCCTGATCCTATTTATTGGTCTGTTGTTTTCCCTATTGAACATCTGCAGCATGACAACTGCGGCCAGTTTGCTTGAGACCCTTGTCAGGAAGCCCTTGAAGCTCTTTGCGAGGTTGATCTTGATGTAGAACTGGGAGCATAACTGTGAAAACCTTGTCTCTATAAACTTACGGTTCTTTCTCCTCTCGGGCGAGAATGCGCTTTTGACCAGCTGGTTTTTTCTGGGTGGGGTGAGAAGTTCTATACCGTAGCTTGTGAACAGATCGGCCTGGAGCTCCCTGGATATTTAGCCTCGATCGCCGATGATCTCCCTCTCTTCGCTACCGTCGTACTGCCTTTCCTTCAGGAACTTTATGTCGTGTACGTTTGCTGGGGTCACTGCCATGTCATGGAAGATGCCCTGCATACTCATGAGCAGGTGGAGCTTGTATCCAATGTAGTAGCGGCGGTCAACCGCCGAGTAGCCCTTTCTCGGAGCCGTGCCCAGATCTTCCATACAGATCTTCATGCGGTGCTCCCTGGCATTGTGCACGATGGGACAGGGCATCGAGGCCGCCTCTCCGGTAATGGCGAGTGCCATGACCTCCAGGTCATTCATTTTAGTGTTGACCGGTCGCTTGTTGAAGTTTCCGTCCACCGTGACGGATTGGTAAGATCAATGAGATAGGAAAGGTGTTTTTTGTACATTGCAGGTAGATCGTGCATGGTATCAGAATTACAGATTAGACACCATTAATATACTGAATATCAATAAAATGCACGGTCTTTTTTTGAATCTGTTTTTTAATTTTAACTAGCACAACGGGTTATAAATAAGCATTGTCAATGATTTTAGCATATCCCTGCCCTACTCCTATAAATACATAATAATTATTAGTTCTTAGCGTCTCTTAACACCATTACTGTAGGAATAATAGTCCAAATGAGACTTTAAAAAAAATAGATAATCATGGTTTAAATGAGGTTTATTAGTGGTAATTCAAT
This genomic interval from Nonlabens spongiae contains the following:
- a CDS encoding methyltransferase domain-containing protein — protein: MFSKYSSKHRNTDPEQMDDPDLDPKILQLAVNDINKINKVLGGFKFTLKEVRKVAAQFPDEKLVICDAGCGDGEMLRYLNNHIKDERITFLGVDFSANSIQKARELSEGLNRVRFRESDILKDQYLKCDILISSLTLHHFSDGEIVYLLKKFKEIATKYIIINDLHRHRVAYTFFRLFSPIFIRNKISRQDGLISIASGFKQACFKKYALAAGIKNDLLKWKWSFRYLWIIPTYERQNHAGHHSLT
- a CDS encoding type III polyketide synthase, whose protein sequence is MSVKITQVTTALPRFYKETPEIIPFVEQWLDGQDERLKRKTIKIFEGAGVDRRYSIMDPVEVFTHSSFQERNDIYKREVVPLASKALTDALEKNNWSADQLDYIITVSCTGIMIPSIDAYLINELGLRQDIVRLPVTEMGCVAGISGLIYAEQFLRANPNKRAAVIAVEAPTATFQLEDYSMTNMVSAAIFGDGCACVTLSSHPEDGGVKILGHEMYHFPDATRMMGFDLVNSGLQMVLDKQVPETISGHLPNIIHPFLEKYSLEIKNIDHLVFHPGGKKIVQTVEDLFADLGKNVNETKEVLRKYGNMSSATVLFVLKAFMEKGCEKGSKGLMLSFGPGFTAQRILLEW
- a CDS encoding SDR family oxidoreductase, with amino-acid sequence MVRDFEGQWGLILGGSSGLGYASALKLAQHGMNLIIFYRAPRRDEQKIESKFDKIRAQGVELYAFNKDATREDLLEDLKTLVKEKLNGKSINLLLHSISKGNLKPLLGDNRLKNSDFTQTLNSMALSLHFWTQALIENDLFEKSARILSFTSEGSQRPSAGYAAVSVAKAALEMLTKSMAVELAPLGLRANCIQAGVTDTVSLKMIPDYEGIKNHATNRNPYQKLTTPERVADVVYLLCKREAQWINGTVIKVDGGESLR
- a CDS encoding 3-hydroxyacyl-ACP dehydratase FabZ family protein; its protein translation is MLLDPLDKIVQNLPYGAGFKFVDKLLEISDDRVVGIYRFRESEPFFQHHFINNPVVPGVILTECMAQIGLACLGSYLNKDEAIKSFAMTENHVVFLKQVQPETTVIVSAVKKYHRFGKLKVLVQMLDENENKVAEGWMSGMSGS
- the gcvP gene encoding aminomethyl-transferring glycine dehydrogenase, with translation MNTDRFALRHIGPRKADLPEMLETIGVSSIDELVYETVPDNIRLKKDLDLDPAMSEYDFLKHIKELGDKNQQFRTYIGLGYNAAITPAVIQRNILENPGWYTAYTPYQAEIAQGRLEALLNYQTMVADLTGMELANASLLDESTAAAEAMTLLFSVRERDQKKNEVVKFFVDQDCLPQTKELLKTRAIPLGIDLVEGNPQEMDLDDSYYAVLLQYPGASGNVVDYTAFAKACHSKNIRIAVAADMLSLVLLEAPGHWGADVVVGTTQRFGIPLGYGGPHAAYFATREEFKRQIPGRIIGVTRDMDGKRALRMALQTREQHIKRDKATSNICTAQVLLAVMAGMYGVYHGPRGLKYIASKLHRQTATLADAIEKLGIYQTNENYFDTLSFKTDAAAVHKIAVQKEINFHYPDTETVQVSLNETVNLKDLNDIVEVFATALGKPFEKIEKLIDKSYLGTGRQTDFMTYEVFNSYHSETELMRYIKKLERKDLALNQSMISLGSCTMKLNAAAEMLPLSNPQWGNIHPFAPVEQAAGYQEMLRKLELQLNEITGFAGTSLQPNSGAQGEFAGLMAIRAYHISRGDEHRNICLIPSSAHGTNPASAVMAGMKVVVTKALENGNIDVEDLRQKAEKHKDNLAALMVTYPSTHGVYESEIVEITSIIHDNGGQVYMDGANMNAQVGLTNPGNIGADVCHLNLHKTFAIPHGGGGPGVGPICVAEQLVPFLPTNPVIKTGGEQAITPISAAPWGSALVCIISYGYICMLGAKGLKRSTEYAIVNANYIKQRLDGSFDCLYTGEKGRAAHEMIIDCRPFKAKGIEVTDIAKRLMDYGFHAPTVSFPVTGTMMIEPTESESKEEMDRFCDAMISIRKEIEAADKDEPNNVLKNSPHTLQMITADEWNFPYSRSQAAYPLDYVQENKFWPTVRRADDAFGDRNLMCTCAPMEEYL